The Alosa sapidissima isolate fAloSap1 chromosome 8, fAloSap1.pri, whole genome shotgun sequence genome segment attttgtgacagctgaagttccttttggaaaaaagactgtccAAATACATGTGTACTTACATGTATATTTTCAATTAAGTGAGCTAGGCTTTACATAATGGTGTTGCCTACcctatgttattgtcatatccactatttactgtaccttgttgaccccttttcacaatattgatgttaccataactagcctcttgacgccatcgaacaaatgatagacaatctgacactatcaaacacaaaagggaacatcttgatttggtccgaaagtgtaaagcattcaacaaagaaaaatgtggttactttgaagtaGGCCCTATCTAAGATaagacagtgtttcccacattattgaattctatttgtgatggtaggtttgcagaattaacttgaatgcaacagtttttaacaaattagcgcagcatggttatgatgctaaccagatatAAGCAGAATTTAGTACATCCTGGAAAATCAGTGTGGTGGTCAattttgatattgtggtgggccgccacaaattagtcaatgtatgggaaacactatcacattagtttgtttttagttctttctacatacaacaattataagctgattttgtcattgaatggaggagaaaggctcaatgaatgcctatgtctgtgccgaatcatttcaacaatagtaaatgcaactgtattagtcataatacatttcaggacttttactttcgatacttaagtacatttgaaggcaagtacttttgtacttccactcaagtggaaatgtaaaaggaggacttttactggagtaacatttgaccatgtgtatctctactttcactcaagtacaggatttgtgtacttcgtccaccactgGTTAGCAAAATAGCCTGAGTGAGAGTGGATTTGGTAAAGTATATACCCACGGCTGCAGTTTAGCCAGGGGCATGAGTGCCAGTGGTAATCACACATAATGGACTACTGAAATGTGCAATCTTTTGTGACTTTACTCTAAATCAGGGCAGTGTTTGCCAGTCACCATTGTGACAAAGTAAAAATAAGGCAATTGTAATAACATGTTatataacacaacataaaaTAGCCCGACCTTATATTTACCTTTGGAATGTACTTTTTTTGATATAGTAATTTCATGGGTAATTTCATGCAAAAGCTGACAATAAGCAATGGCAGTTGGCATTAGTTAATTTGTACTTATAATTGTTTATAAAGGATGTGCTACCAAAAATGTTACATCATGAATATCAATACACATTGCTGTGTTATAAAATTATGTAAGGTTCATAGGCTTTTGTCTGCTTTGGCCCGAGTGTATGTTTGCAGCTAATATCAAAAATGTCGAGTCATGCTTCTCCTTTCAGGCTTTTTGTTTCTCAGACCACTTGTAACTGAAGTTTGACTTGTTGGGTCTCCATACAGAGTGGATATCGGTTTTACTCTGGGGCCCACTGAGCATGCTGTGACCTGCAACATCTCACCAAACAGCACAGTTATGTGGAACTTTGGTAATTTATGGAGCCGGATTTCAGGAGTTCAAGTTAGCCAGTAGGTGGCACCCTTTACAAAGTAATTACAAAATAAACACTTCTCACTCGAAGGGTAAAAGCATTGTTTTGTGGGGAATTATTGTGGCTGAAAGTCAGCATACTAACCATGTACAGAATATTGAATACATTTAAATGAAGTTGGTATGGTTTGTGAAACAGTTTACTTTGAATGTAAAAACATCAATCTCAATGCTGAAAAAATCTAAGCCATCTTATTTTGCTATTGCTTATTTTTACTGACAAATTCAAATGACATTGGCACTACTTTTCTCTGTGCCCCTGATAAGATCCTCATAAGAACCCAGGTAGGAAAAATAtactccgcttcgcgtcggggccgttttacaacctcgaccgtgcattaacttctgtgaacagaccaccgtgtcgtccattatcccttacttcttctttttcttctttcctcTTTGATCATCTACTGATAAATATTATTCATCACTAGTTGGTCACTCAAGGTTTTTCAGAATAATTAGGTAATGGAGGATACAGTGCATAGGACTCATAggctggaggaggagcagcagagGGAGCCGTATACGGCGCAGCAGGAGGAGCCGTATACGGTGGAGCCGAGAACGGGGCAGCAGGAGGAGCCGTATACGGCGGAGGCATGAACGGCGCAGCAGGAGGAGCCGAGTACGGCGCGCTGTTCCACCCTGCTTGGCCAGGGTTCCAATAATCCCCAAACCCAAAAGATGGAGCTGGTGGACCAAGCTCTCCCTTGGATGGTGCAAGCGGAAGAATGACAACAGGAAACTTGATCTCGGGGTCAGAAGCATATGGAACATCAAGGTAGACCTGGAAAACACCGGCATACATGAATTACATGCAATTTAAAAACGTCCGAATTTGAGCTTCTTTACCACCATTTAAAACAATGGCATTTGGTTATTGTTGAACCATGAACAGGTAAACTGGTTTATCAGGTTAGACAGGTAGGGTCTCGTGCCAAATACTCAAGGCCGTGTGGGTGCATTAGTTTTGGGCAACGTAGTAGTCAGTCATGGAAGAAAACTCGCACACCATTGTTTGCCGTTGAAAAATAAATGAACGAAGTGTTTAATCCATCCACCGATGTGCTACCAAGTAAGGTGACAAACGTTTCGGTCCACAGCACTGATGAGGGTCTGTGGACCGAAACGTTTGTCAACCACTCTTGCAAATATCCAATGCATTGACATGACCTGGCACCTTTTAGTGTCTGCCTGCATACTGCTCTCTCTccaattcagtttgtgtgtgtgtgtgtgtgtgtgtggggtgtataaaaatgaaatgtaaatttttacacactgttaaCTGCATTAAACAGTGTGATACTGAATTGCATAATATAAGATAATGTTCATACTCTCGTATGACTTGTGGCTTGAACACATTGCCTGTGTCATGTCTGCGGAATGGGTCCGTTGATTTTCATTTTGGTGCCCATGTTAACATGTCACAGCACAGCAGCCAACTGTGCATCTCAGGCGCGATTCAAACTGTGCTGCAACCGCGACCCAGCTAGCTATTAGAAAGTTGATCTATTTTTTCTGCTTCATGCGAGCGACTCTGTGCAAAAATACATCAACTCCAGTTGATAGTCAAAATTTGTGTTTAAAGGAGGGAAATGGCTAATGTAGGGTTACCAGCCCAGACCAGACTGTGAAAAAGAGTCACTTGTGGCTAAAAGTGAGGTCAATTGGACCAAAAATGACACCCCAAATGTTTTTGCATGTCTGCAAACATACCAGGTCTTGTTCACCAATACGTTCAAATGCAGAGACAATGTAGAGAATACCAGAGAtagcattttatttatttttttatcatcgCTACGTATAAACCTTGTTTGTAGTGGAACACTTGTATCAGCTACCTATAAGCATGCACAAAATGCCCAAAAAGGATGGCACTCTACCTAGGTCCTGACAGAGGCCTCAAAATCCGGACTGTAGTGACAAATGTTCACCATAGTATTTAGTCCTTGCATAACGATGCCAGTTATTTGCAGTCATGAAACTAAAAATATTAAGTGAATGATCAAGGATGGACAAAAAAACTTCACACAGTGTCTGTCATGCTGGTATAATGTTTCTTTGATGTGCATGGAAACTCACATGGTTAAGAATGCACATATTATTTGTGCCTCAAACCAGATCAATGACAATGATATTTCACATTTCAGTCAGTTGGCATCCACTTGGCCATTTGttttcacaaacaagccaatCAGATCCCACATAATTggtggaaacaaaaatatggaTATATGGATATTCCCATGATTTGGCAGTTTCCAAGCTAGCAATATCAACCAATCCATATGAACAACATCATGTGTGGCCATCTGTAATGTGTCACAATTGGGAGGGCACTTCATCATTCTCTCCAAGTCTATTTAATACCTCCATGATTCTTACCTTGAGTTTGTATTCAACCTTCAGGATCCTACAGATGAGTATGGACATGGTGAGACTTGgtgggatggtgaggattttgGTTATGGTCTGATGTGTGGATGGTGCAATGGGCTCTCCTTCCTCTTTCAATATCTCGTGAGTGTTTAACCTCCTTCTGCCCCGTGCAAAGAAACTATGCTTAGAGTAAAGGCAGTACTTGGGTCTGAGGGCCCGAGAGGAGCTGTTCTGAACATCGGCCACAACCTTAATTCCTTCTCCTGTAATAACAACAGGGTTGTCATGGGAAATGAATTAATATGGAAGAATAACAGATATACACTATAATTGACAACCTACTACATATCAAAACCAGCACCTGCAACCATGTCCATTTAGAGTCTCTGCTCAAGGgtgttattcacacacacacacacacacacacttggtctGGACCATGTCTCCATGTTTTGAAATCTTACCCAAAGAGTAGCCCATTCTCTCTGTGTGGATAGTGAATGACACACTTCCAGAGGTAAACAGTTTCATCTTCTTGTCTTTTGTACCATACTGGGGTGTCTGAATGAACAGAACAATGTGTTGTAACATAAGGCACACAACAGTGGTTGACCAGAAAGCAGACCCTGGCAAATCAATTCAGAGCAACTTTATATACCCAAGTGGTAAAGAAACAGTACAACGTGCTtacaataagacaactgatatGCAGTGAGCAGCACATATATTGGTAATGAAAAGGCATAAGGGTGTATTGCATGAAGTGCTGTATTAATGaattgagagaaagtggaatagaacattatgtccaatattccaatatatggtttaatgttctgcattatgtccaatattccaatatgtggtttaatgttctgcatttctcattagtaggtcactttgatactaaaagtatgattctatgtaatgactgtatgatatctgtactgtccctgtgtatatctctgtgtgaccgtgtttagagataagcaggaatattatgactttgcagtgtttcactgttctgcatggctgcgtcagatctgctccggattgccaggctgccactaatcagggtctgattcagtgtagtccacgtgagatgggatgaccaacgccatctcccgtcagcctggaaggatacttaaactctaactatttccttgtctagttagagcagctgatggatctttaggtgaagtcatgctgtctctcacttgatgcgcatcattgtaaataaactctgttcctgatttttcacactattggtctgactgggtctctattaaatctatggtatcaaaattaccatcagaaTAAATCACCATGGGCTTACCATAAGAGCTGGATCTGTCATGTCTGGCTTTGGAATATAGCGTATCTCCACTTTGTCTTTGCTTGAGATTCGCATTGACCTGCTCAGTTTGGTCTCCAAGAAGTAGCCAACATATCCCCATGTACCGTTAAAGGATGCTGGGAGAGTCCTGGGGAAAAGGGGGAGTAAAATAAAATGGCCTCAGGTCACTTTGTAACCTGCGTCTGCTACAAAATTAGGTGTCTGCTACAGTATTAGGACTCACTGCTGGGGGATCTGAAATGTGAAAGGGTACACATGAGTCCCAGGGGCAACAACGTCACAATCTGGAGAAAAAGTAAAAAGGGGAAATCGATTTTTACAGCACAGTGGTAGAGAGCAGGATAGTTTAATACTCCAGGTCACTGTTTAAATTAGTAATCAGGTTTTAAATTTGGTGTCAAAATATGTGTAAAAAGTCATCTAAAAATGGTGGAGAAGTCTGTGGAGAAATACAGCAGGTCAGTATTACTCTCAAATGTTATGTAGGGCGGATCAAAAAATACCTGAAACATGATAGACATAGTAATTTATGTTAAAGAAGTCCACAGTCCACCTTTTCACACTTTACTTGTTTGATCACATTAGTtggatcattaggctatattggCGAGTAATGGTCAAGTGTTAAGTAGGCTATGAAATTGACATTTTGGAGTGTTTGGGCATTTTAGTTACTTTCAGAGGAGCAAATAACTTACAGGGCTGTCCAGCTTCATTTTTCAACAGACCTGGGGCAACGTCGTCTAAAACATTAAGCATTAAGCACAGGTTACGGCCACGACACAGTTTAGGCCTAGCACATTGGTTCACTATGACATTCTTTATACAACTTGCCGTTGCCTTTGTGTTCCCTTATGAAGTATTGCTCCGAGGTAAAGTACTTCTCCTTGTCCCAGTAGGTGACTGTTGTTTTCCCGTGACGCTCGGTCCAACGTACGAACGCTTTACCTTTAAATTTAATGAGAAGACTGTCTATTTTCGTGCCCTTTGCTACTTCAACGGTAACTCGTCCGTGTAGTAAATCTCCGCTGGTGAACGTGTTGCTGGGATTCAAGGCATCGTAGGAAATTGAAATCCTCTTAATAGTTTGTGACATATTGTTCTGGCTGTTCACGGTGCGAAGGTGTAGCTGTTGCGTTCAGTCACGGCACGGACTCGCCTTGCTACTCATATTGTGTTtcaaccacacagacacacccatatTTGCTTGGTGTAGGCTGGTGCATTCAGAGCACCTCGGAATgcaaggaccgcccccatggctactttgtttttccgacagcacgtgctttgccatcggaatgtgtgacaaacacggatgccacaacaaaggttatacactcactaatcctaaacaaacaactgtatttgcttaaaatatagggGAGAGCGGGGTTATGTCACACTTTTTACTTAAAATTAGTTTCCACAAAAACCGTGTCCTGCACAAATTCCCTTTCAGGACACACCTTGATCTGCTTGAATCCAGTCAGTTAGAAGGATGTGGGCTGTCAAATGCACCTTGCGCAAATGTGACAACCATCACCATCACGGGGTAGGTTGGGGTTAGTTGTCCCAATGTTATTCCAATgggataaaaatgaaaaatggatacattcttaaaaataatgtaaaaagtttaatttcattgaaatgcaaactacatacaaggatacaaggaagtttattgtcacatggggggtaaaaagtgcagtagaagaggggtttagtagattaagtggcaagggctgcataagaaaggtgggggaggattgggattggg includes the following:
- the LOC121716047 gene encoding arrestin domain-containing protein 3-like isoform X2 translates to MSQTIKRISISYDALNPSNTFTSGDLLHGRVTVEVAKGTKIDSLLIKFKGKAFVRWTERHGKTTVTYWDKEKYFTSEQYFIREHKGNDCDVVAPGTHVYPFTFQIPQQTLPASFNGTWGYVGYFLETKLSRSMRISSKDKVEIRYIPKPDMTDPALMTPQYGTKDKKMKLFTSGSVSFTIHTERMGYSLGEGIKVVADVQNSSSRALRPKYCLYSKHSFFARGRRRLNTHEILKEEGEPIAPSTHQTITKILTIPPSLTMSILICRILKVEYKLKVYLDVPYASDPEIKFPVVILPLAPSKGELGPPAPSFGFGDYWNPGQAGWNSAPYSAPPAAPFMPPPYTAPPAAPFSAPPYTAPPAAPYTAPSAAPPPAYESYALYPPLPNYSEKP
- the LOC121716047 gene encoding arrestin domain-containing protein 3-like isoform X1, which codes for MSQTIKRISISYDALNPSNTFTSGDLLHGRVTVEVAKGTKIDSLLIKFKGKAFVRWTERHGKTTVTYWDKEKYFTSEQYFIREHKGNDDVAPGLLKNEAGQPYCDVVAPGTHVYPFTFQIPQQTLPASFNGTWGYVGYFLETKLSRSMRISSKDKVEIRYIPKPDMTDPALMTPQYGTKDKKMKLFTSGSVSFTIHTERMGYSLGEGIKVVADVQNSSSRALRPKYCLYSKHSFFARGRRRLNTHEILKEEGEPIAPSTHQTITKILTIPPSLTMSILICRILKVEYKLKVYLDVPYASDPEIKFPVVILPLAPSKGELGPPAPSFGFGDYWNPGQAGWNSAPYSAPPAAPFMPPPYTAPPAAPFSAPPYTAPPAAPYTAPSAAPPPAYESYALYPPLPNYSEKP